A window from Calliopsis andreniformis isolate RMS-2024a chromosome 7, iyCalAndr_principal, whole genome shotgun sequence encodes these proteins:
- the LOC143181969 gene encoding sortilin-related receptor — protein MAGRSSSAFYCYALVIHLILLTSSNNGLRFGDKSRTLHVTEDPVREPLIINRGELFHDASETSSSRARRDVVQPNNQPNNQPNITTKVNALNDSHQQLMVHWVGEGSNVIICLAKDSPPVMRLHGGESSTPTNPSAVYISYDYGDTFENKTEEFRISSEPNAPYATLDKFINHPKFYKYCVFVDSTNSLIFVTPDNGEFIHRLEVPFHPSEISYYEMDPRVLVALDKVDPMRKLWLSTNMGFTWTVINHYVRAFFWSSTPTLVVERMEPSETSTIWELDLAYLPFYQTSKNRPKMRMLNESFTVIIVNVWDFQIKGDYKFAASKDAKNGSETLDLYVAYKGNSFVKAEFNTNLPCKSYHVVDVSYNRIFVAVSHSETQVNLYISEIVDQKRATFTLSLEGILTFLPNNTWKDSWLNDVTDEAFTDLYKVEGLRGIYIASQVKGVPKSSSIGPEHLVSLITFDHGATWNPIKPPTANHEGFYIHCTKDCSLHLSQRFNQLYPVTRSVSIMSSKSAPGIIMATGVIGPNLKGHPALYVSRDAGYTWKQVLKDYYFFNMGDHGGLLVAVKYFKSRGETRHISYSTDEGETWQYYDFTGKMLRVYGLMTEPGENTTVFTMFGSDSGQHQWLIIKVDLRNVFERECTEDDFKFWSPSNPDQPVMSCVLGRKAVYQRRAARANCYTGADYDRPIRTEICPCDYNDYQCDLGFVRDSAANHCIRDKSMVPYSLFMDPYAVPATCKPGEFYNRTKGYIKIADDECIGGLARNFEPDEIPCPIVEKAEFLLVAQREYISRIDLVEEKLEKLPVHGLKNVIAIEFDMRNSCLYWADIVNDTIGRQCFKDGTSFPEILVETDLSSVEGMALDWVSNLLYFVDGVKMRIQVIRTDVSTMGRMRRTILGPNNLQKPRGIAVHPMNGYMFWTDWAPGNASVSRANLDGTDVKRLFVEPTVEWPNGITIDRISERIYWVDAKQDYIGSSDFDGKKFKKVISKNERVMHPFAVAVFKDNMYWDDWKQSMIFVADKDHGLGLAIINGHLTGLMDLKVFAPSVQHGTNACANSSCSHICVGAPKGGHVCLCPDGMEMIEGKCMCPGGITPFANSTCPRVASTCAANQFACQNDVCIPAFWRCDRDNDCGDNSDEINCNKTTCTPNFECDDNKCISRYWVCDLDVDCRDGKDEMNCKYPNCTESQFRCDNGRCISHRWQCDGEDDCKDGSDEKGCMGNVTPSTCRSDEFLCKSERTCIPTSWKCDGDSDCGDGLDEANCSNVVCESWQFMCGVYQYAKLRCIYKSWVCDGDRDCLDGSDEANCTTTTAASTIVPILPGGPCTDWMFMCNNKKCVPYWWKCDSVDDCGDDSDEIGCGNSDDTDTSTLVYTTEQPKVCKEHQFQCLNGDCIQDAWVCDGSNDCATGEDEMRCDGIHVACGENQFMCRMDGACIQLKDVCNGVEDCPDGSDELGCSSEQPSSPAATPSCYVGLFPCDETRCFPLAAYCDGNQDCMDGFDESNCEKNSSRVYQVLVMGVDERSINSTSLFLFWWMPVPTNVTFEFLPAIALAEPGANWTNASEWIEEMEYQFNDLKPFTRYNLTVHVRLKGQNTVYPPVKYLVVQTAEGVPSAPWNVTVTQKNGTRVEVTWQPPLHPNGHITSYEIFVVPPLPATMFSKQKTSAIIDMAFEAGKNYSFWVIATNKEGSSPLSNVTTLTFDGSANIDDIEDLKVVATTNHSVTLSWRKMKDVDGYHVTPKAPVPYPALQTLSTLENQLEVTRLAPGTKYTFEVGAMKKKYAGKVATVSATTEGTPLPLVTKLVAQLVKPHGTTVKLSWDPPKSTRKIKWQYAIHYAVNFVDFLKEYKLLTTNLSATIKNLEACETYVFAVGVNGDYGAGPLSSPVTVLAHFNHKAPPKKLKVTPSDRHDIIVISWSASCPTIDEPIKYTITVTEMTLNKSFVVTLPPTNETLLKHTFNSIKHGGKYKITVATDVENAIPSHPVIYAAPMIPPPHQLVVLHEEQHYVIFWQEHDLPESFYHVKYHYEVLIVEGSNTMNESIAKVYKVDRPPYTYKDVKPNVIYTIAVRLVTEEGYQSTLSEILSTRTSAEQSLPVTINTSNILSFAIPICLLIVLLGCALAYFVIRHRKLSNSFTQFANSHYDTRRGQATFPGTTDGLEEEDSPVIRGFSDDEPLVIA, from the exons ATGGCCGGCCGGAGCAGTTCGGCCTTTTACTGCTACGCACTTGTTATTCATTTGATATTGTTGACCAGCTCGAATaatgggctgaggttcggggacaaATCGAGAACACTTCACGTGACGGAGGACCCAGTCAGGGAGCCTTTAATTATCAACCGCGGGGAACTTTTCCACGATGCAAGCGAGACGTCATCCAGCCGAGCGCGCAGGGACGTTGTGCAGCCGAATAATCAGCCGAACAATCAGCCGAACATCACGACGAAG GTCAACGCTTTGAACGATTCGCATCAACAATTAATGGTGCATTGGGTCGGAGAAGGATCTAACGTGATAATATGCCTGGCGAAGGACAGCCCACCCGTGATGCGACTCCACGGAGGCGAATCTTCAACACCAACTAATCCCAGTGCTGTGTATATAAGTTACGATTATGGCGATACATTTGAGAATAAAActgaagaattcaggatttcctCTGAACCCAATGCACCGTATGCAACACTGGACAAGTTCATCAATCACCCGAAGTTTTACAAATAT TGTGTCTTCGTGGACAGTACCAACAGCTTAATTTTTGTCACGCCTGACAATGGCGAGTTTATTCACAGGCTGGAAGTACCATTCCATCCAAGCGAAATTTCATATTATGAAATGGATCCTAGGGTACTCGTTGCTCTCGATAAAGTCGATCCAATGCGCAAG TTGTGGTTATCGACGAACATGGGATTCACGTGGACAGTTATAAACCATTATGTGAGAGCTTTCTTTTGGTCCTCTACTCCCACTTTAGTGGTCGAGCGAATGGAGCCTTCTGAAACGAGCACGATTTGGGAGCTGGACTTAGCGTATCTGCCATTTTATCAGACGTCTAAGAACCGACCAAAAATGAGGATGTTGAATGAGTCATTCACGGTTATAATCGTGAACGTTTGGGATTTCCAAATCAAAGGAGATTATAAATTCGCAGCGTCAAAAGATGCAAAG AATGGCTCAGAAACGCTGGATCTCTACGTGGCTTACAAGGGCAACAGCTTCGTTAAGGCGGAGTTTAACACTAACTTACCTTGCAAAAGTTATCATGTCGTCGATGTTTCGTATAATAGGATCTTTGTCGCGGTTTCCCACAGTGAGACCCAAGTGAATCTTTATATATCAGAGATTGTAGATCAGAAGAGGGCAACGTTTACATTATCACTCGAAGGAATTCTCACATTCCTCCCGAACAATACTTGGAAGGACAGTTGGCTGAA TGACGTAACAGACGAGGCATTTACAGATTTATACAAAGTCGAGGGCCTGCGTGGCATCTATATAGCGTCACAAGTGAAAGGAGTACCCAAGTCAAGCTCCATTGGTCCAGAGCACTTAGTGTCTTTAATAACCTTCGACCACGGCGCCACATGGAACCCCATAAAACCGCCCACAGCGAATCACGAAGGCTTCTACATCCACTGCACGAAAGACTGTTCCTTGCACCTCAGTCAACGGTTCAATCAGTTGTACCCTGTGACGAGATCAGTGTCGATCATGAGCTCGAAGTCTGCCCCTGGCATCATAATGGCCACTGGAGTCATAGGGCCGAATCTCAAAGGCCATCCTGCGTTGTACGTCTCCAGGGACGCTGGTTACACTTGGAAGCAAGTGCTGAAGGACTACTACTTCTTCAACATGGGCGACCACGGCGGTCTGCTGGTGGCTGTCAAGTACTTCAAATCTCGCGGCGAAACACGGCACATTTCTTACTCAACCGACGAAGGTGAAACCTGGCAGTACTACGACTTCACTGGGAAGATGCTGCGAGTCTATGGCCTCATGACAGAGCCAGGGGAGAACACGACAGTGTTCACGATGTTCGGCTCGGACAGCGGGCAGCACCAGTGGCTGATAATCAAAGTGGACCTGAGGAACGTGTTCGAGAGAGAGTGCACCGAGGATGACTTTAAATTCTGGTCCCCGTCGAACCCAGACCAGCCAGTGATGTCCTGCGTGCTGGGCCGCAAGGCAGTCTACCAGAGAAGAGCTGCCCGCGCTAATTGCTACACTGGCGCGGACTACGATCGCCCCATAAGGACCGAGATATGTCCCTGCGATTACAACGACTACCAATGCGACCTCGGCTTCGTGCGAGACAGCGCCGCGAATCACTGTATCCGCGACAAATCTATGGTTCCTTATTCTCTATTCATGGACCCGTACGCTGTGCCAGCTACCTGTAAGCCTGGGGAGTTTTACAATCGAACGAAAGGGTACATAAAGATAGCTGACGATGAGTGCATCGGCGGCCTGGCCAGGAACTTCGAGCCAGACGAGATTCCATGCCCCATCGTGGAGAAAGCGGAGTTTTTGTTAGTAGCCCAGCGGGAATACATATCGCGaatcgatctggtagaggaGAAGCTGGAGAAACTACCAGTCCACGGTCTGAAGAACGTGATAGCGATAGAGTTCGATATGAGGAACAGTTGTCTGTATTGGGCGGACATCGTGAACGACACCATCGGCCGACAGTGCTTCAAAGACGGCACGAGCTTCCCTGAGATCCTGGTGGAAACTGATCTGAGCTCGGTAGAGGGAATGGCGCTTGATTGGGTGTCCAATTTGCTGTACTTCGTGGATGGCGTTAAGATGAGGATCCAGGTGATCAGGACGGACGTGTCCACCATGGGCAGAATGCGGAGGACTATCCTCGGGCCTAATAATCTTCAGAAACCCAGAGGCATAGCGGTTCACCCCATGAATGGGTACATGTTCTGGACCGACTGGGCGCCAGGAAATGCCTCAGTTTCGCGGGCCAATCTCGATGGAACGGACGTGAAGAGGCTCTTCGTGGAGCCCACAGTTGAGTGGCCGAATGGGATAACGATAGACCGAATATCCGAACGCATTTACTGGGTCGACGCGAAGCAGGATTATATTGGGTCAAGTGACTTCGACGGGAAGAAGTTCaagaaggttatttccaagaacGAGCGCGTGATGCATCCCTTCGCTGTCGCGGTGTTCAAGGACAACATGTACTGGGACGACTGGAAGCAGTCGATGATATTCGTCGCGGACAAGGACCACGGTCTGGGCCTGGCTATCATCAACGGTCACCTAACTGGTCTGATGGACCTTAAAGTGTTTGCTCCTAGTGTCCAGCACGGCACGAACGCCTGCGCCAACAGCAGCTGCTCTCACATCTGCGTGGGAGCGCCTAAAGGAGGCCATGTGTGCCTCTGCCCAGATGGGATGGAGATGATCGAGGGCAAGTGCATGTGCCCTGGAGGCATCACACCTTTCGCTAATTCTACTTGTCCTCGAGTGGCCAGTACCTGCGCGGCCAATCAGTTCGCTTGCCAGAACGACGTCTGCATCCCTGCCTTCTGGAGGTGCGACAGGGACAACGACTGCGGGGACAACTCCGACGAGATCAACTGCAACAAGACCACCTGCACACCGAACTTCGAGTGTGACGACAACAAGTGCATCTCCAGGTACTGGGTCTGCGACCTGGACGTCGACTGCAGGGATGGCAAGGACGAGATGAACTGCAAGTACCCTAACTGCACAGAATCTCAGTTCAGGTGCGACAATGGCCGCTGCATCTCGCACAGATGGCAGTGCGACGGGGAGGACGATTGCAAGGATGGCTCTGATGAGAAAGGCTGCATGGGGAACGTGACTCCCAGCACTTGCAGGTCGGACGAGTTCCTCTGCAAATCGGAGCGCACTTGCATACCCACTAGCTGGAAGTGTGACGGGGACTCCGATTGCGGGGACGGTCTGGATGAAGCCAATTGCAGCAACGTGGTCTGCGAGAGCTGGCAGTTCATGTGTGGCGTGTACCAGTATGCCAAACTCCGCTGCATTTATAAATCCTGGGTCTGCGACGGGGACAGAGATTGCTTAGACGGCTCCGACGAGGCAAACTGCACAACCACAACCGCTGCTTCGACTATAGTCCCTATATTACCTGGCGGGCCTTGCACTGACTGGATGTTCATGTGCAATAACAAGAAATGCGTGCCTTACTGGTGGAAATGCGACAGCGTCGACGACTGTGGCGATGATTCGGACGAAATCGGCTGCGGGAATTCCGACGACACCGACACCTCCACTTTGGTGTACACCACAGAGCAGCCTAAGGTCTGCAAGGAGCATCAGTTCCAGTGCTTGAATGGCGACTGCATACAGGACGCCTGGGTCTGCGATGGGTCGAATGATTGTGCTACTGGGGAGGACGAGATGCGCTGCGATGGGATCCACGTGGCCTGCGGGGAGAACCAGTTCATGTGCCGCATGGATGGCGCTTGTATACAGCTGAAGGATGTTTGTAACGGAGTGGAGGACTGTCCTGATGGCAGCGACGAGCTGGGCTGCTCCAGTGAGCAGCCTTCAAGCCCTGCCGCGACGCCGTCTTGCTACGTGGGATTATTCCCCTGCGACGAGACTCGCTGTTTCCCTCTAGCGGCTTACTGCGACGGCAACCAGGACTGCATGGATGGATTCGACGAGAGTAACTGTGAGAAGAACAGCTCCCGAGTGTACCAGGTCCTCGTGATGGGAGTGGACGAGAGGTCCATTAATTCTACCAGCCTGTTTCTCTTCTGGTGGATGCCTGTTCCTACGAATGTTACCTTTGAGTTCCTGCCGGCGATAGCCTTGGCAGAGCCTGGTGCCAACTGGACCAACGCCAGCGAGTGGATAGAGGAAATGGAGTACCAGTTCAACGACCTCAAGCCCTTCACGCGGTACAACTTGACTGTGCACGTCAGGCTAAAGGGGCAGAACACTGTGTACCCTCCAGTGAAGTATCTAGTCGTGCAGACTGCTGAAGGAGTCCCCTCAGCGCCCTGGAACGTCACAGTCACTCAGAAGAATGGCACTCGCGTGGAAGTGACCTGGCAGCCACCTTTGCACCCCAATGGACACATCACGAGCTACGAGATCTTCGTCGTGCCCCCCCTGCCAGCCACGATGTTCTCTAAACAGAAGACCTCGGCGATCATCGACATGGCCTTCGAGGCTGGCAAGAATTACTCCTTCTGGGTGATAGCAACGAACAAAGAGGGCAGCTCGCCTCTATCGAACGTGACCACCTTGACCTTCGATGGGTCAGCGAACATAGACGACATCGAGGATCTTAAGGTGGTCGCTACTACCAATCACTCTGTCACTCTGTCTTGGAGGAAGATGAAGGACGTCGATGGCTATCACGTCACTCCCAAAGCACCAGTTCCCTATCCCGCGCTGCAGACGCTGTCGACGCTGGAGAACCAACTGGAGGTCACTAGGTTGGCTCCTGGGACCAAGTACACGTTCGAAGTCGGTGCCATGAAGAAGAAGTACGCAGGGAAAGTGGCCACCGTCTCGGCCACCACAGAGGGCACGCCTTTGCCCCTGGTGACCAAGCTGGTCGCGCAGCTGGTGAAGCCCCATGGCACCACGGTGAAGCTGTCCTGGGACCCACCGAAAAGCACCAGGAAGATCAAGTGGCAGTATGCTATTCATTATGCAGTGAACTTCGTGGACTTCTTGAAAGAGTACAAGCTCCTCACGACGAACCTCTCCGCGACGATTAAGAACCTGGAGGCCTGCGAGACTTACGTGTTCGCTGTTGGGGTTAATGGGGACTACGGCGCTGGCCCTCTGAGCTCACCTGTCACAGTCTTAGCGCATTTTAATCACAAAGCTCCGCCGAAGAAGCTCAAGGTCACTCCGTCCGATAGACACGACATCATAGTCATCTCCTGGAGCGCCAGTTGCCCGACCATCGACGAGCCTATCAAGTACACGATCACTGTCACCGAGATGACCCTGAACAAGTCGTTCGTCGTCACGCTGCCTCCCACGAATGAGACTCTACTGAAGCACACCTTCAATTCTATTAAGCACGGAGGGAAATACAAGATCACGGTTGCAACAGACGTGGAGAACGCCATTCCAAGTCATCCTGTCATTTACGCGGCCCCCATGATCCCGCCACCTCATCAGTTAGTGGTTCTTCACGAGGAACAGCATTATGTGATCTTCTGGCAAGAACATGATTTACCAGAAAGCTTCTACCACGTGAAATATCATTACGAAGTTCTGATCGTCGAAGGGTCGAACACTATGAACGAGTCTATTGCCAAAGTTTATAAGGTTGATCGTCCTCCCTACACTTACAAAGATGTTAAGCCAAATGTCATTTATACTATTGCTGTTCGATTGGTCACTGAAGAAGGGTACCAAAGTACTCTCAGCGAAATCCTGAGCACTAGGACCTCTGCAG AACAATCATTGCCAGTGACAATAAACACGTCGAATATTCTGTCCTTCGCCATACCCATTTGTTTGCTCATCGTGCTTCTTGGATGTGCATTAGCATACTTTGTCATAAGACATAGAAAGCTGTCCAACAGTTTTACGCAGTTCGCCAACAGCCATTACGACACAAGACGCGGTCAGGCGACATTCCCAGGAACAACAGATGGTTTAG AAGAGGAAGATAGTCCCGTGATTAGAGGCTTCTCTGACGACGAACCGCTGGTGATAGCATAA